CATTAATAGCTCTTTCTATTTCCAAATGACCCTCAAATATCTGTACTGCTTGGACTGTAGGCTTGGCATAGGTCAAATAATCCGAAATGATTTTCTCAGCACGATTGAGCTCATCTAAGGAAATCGTTAGGAACTGATTTTTTTTATCAGCTGATATATCAGGTGTTTCCTTTAGCATTTGCAGCATCCCTTTTATGGTTGTCATTGGGTTCCTTACTTCATGACTTATTGATGCGGCCAATTGAGAAACAACCTCCATCTTTTCAGAACGAATAAACTGCTCACGCAAAAAAGAAAATTCCCGGATACTCTCAACTAAGTAAACTAAAATAAATAATGACAGGATCACAGTAAACCCAAACCCTATCCAATAGTCCGGCTGGAGTGTAAAACCAAATAGGATATAGGGTGACACAAATACTACTATAGTTGAGAGGATCCCTAAGACCACTACTAGTTTTAACTTGTCTTTCGCCGCCAATAAGTTAAATCTTTTATAAACAGCTAGAATTAACATGGAATTTAAAAGAGTTATCATGATCGTGGTAATACTTCCATCACCACCGAATAAAAGTCGGAATCCCACGGCAATCAGACTATAAATCATCAACGGAACTGGCCCGCCATATAAACCCCCAATGAAAATTGGAACACCTCGTAAATCAAACACAAAATCTTCATTTAAATGAATAGGAAAGGTAATACATAAAATAATCGCAATACAAAAGAATAATATAGTAAGCCACTTTTTCACCTTGATCCCTTTCTGTTCTAAAAACATTGGTAAAAAAGAACAAAACCCAATAATGAATAATAGATTTAATAATAAGTCCTTAACCACCTGGATCAATAGTGATTCCCCCAAAATATGATAGTACTATCATACTGCATTTAGTGTTCCTTTTATAGGTTGAATTTAGGAGTTTAGCCAGTTAGTTACAGGTGAAAAAGGGAAATCTTAATGCGATGAATTATATTAAAGTTGAAAGTGATGCCTGGCATGAACAGAAGTCTGAATACACCATCTGAAAAGAGGAAGATCAACAAGTTTTTAAGATAGGAAAATAGTCTAGAACAAGGAATTAGAAAAAGGAATAATCAGGTTCAAGGAGAAATAAATTCAACTTATAGAGAAGAAAATACAGATTTTAAAAAGGGGGAGCATATGAAAGAAAGAAAAGAAAAAAGAATTAAAGTTCCTGTTGGTTCTAAGAGTGCTGTTACTTTTGGTTCTGCTTTGGCCATTTCAATATCATGGAGTATCCATCATTCCGTTTTATGGGCAATCATTCACGGATTCTTTAGTTGGTTATATGTCATATATTATGTTTTGACCAGGTAAGAAGTCAGGGTAATTATCTTAATTATTTTACGGATTCTGCTCGATTTATAGTGTTAATTAGACCAAAGAATACAAGTGCTTTTTCCCTACTTGTATATCTTTGGTTCTTTCTTTTTTTGAAGGAGTGTTCATTTCATTGATTTAATGAAAAACCACTCTGAGAGTCCTTCAATATCTTAGTTGGACTGATAAATACCCGGCTGTTTTTATCAATTTGTGAAAAGGGTATACAACCAAGAACAGCTTCAAAAGAAAGAGGGGAAATTGATGTCCAATTCTAATGTAATCCAGACGACGTTGAGAGGGAAGGAGCTTTTGTCGAATCCATTTTTGAATAAAGGTACAGCTTTTACTAAGCAGGAACGTGAGGAGCTAGGACTGGAAGGGTTATTGCCGCCTCAGGTGCTAACGCTCGATGAACAGGTAAAAAGGATGTATGAGCAGTATTCGATCAGGACCACCAATTTATTTAAAAATGGAGTCCTTTATGACTTGTATAACAGGAATGTAGTCCTGTTTTACCGATTGCTTAAGGATCATTTAAGTGAAATGCTTCCTATTGTCTATACTCCTACTGTCGGGGAGGCAATCGAGCAATATTCACAAGTATATCGCCGTCCAGGTGGATTGTATTTATCGATTGACGACCAAGAGGGGATTGAAACAGCGTTTAAGAACCTCGGGCATGCCAAAAATGACATTGACTTGATTGTCGTTACCGATTCTGAAAGCATTCTCGGCATTGGAGACCAGGGGATTGGCGGCATCAATATCTCGATTGGTAAGTTAGCCGTTTACACAGCAGCTGCAGGGATTAATCCTAGCCGTGTATTGCCGGTTGTGCTGGATGTGGGAACAAACAACAAGGCTTTGGCGGACGATCCGTTTTACATCGGAAACGAGTTCCCGCGTGTCCGAGGAGAGCGTTATGATGAGTTCATTGATGAGTTTGTCTCGACAGCGAGAAAATTTCATCCAGATGTCCTGCTTCACTGGGAAGACCTTGGCAATGTGAATGCCCGTAAGATCATGAAGAAGTATGGAGATAAGATTCTCACCTTTAATGATGATATCCAGGGAACCGGAGCTGTCACGCTAGCGGCTATTAAGTCAGCCTTGAAGATGACCGGGGGTTCATTGAAGGAGCAACGGATTGTTGTCTTTGGTCCAGGCGCTGCTGGAATTGGCAATGCTGATCAGATGGTGGATGCCATGGTTTCTGAAGGATTATCGAAGGATGAAGCTTATGACCAGTTCTGGCCAGTGGATTTCAGAGGCCTTTTGACGGAAGAACATGGAGATGTCTTGGATTTTCAAAAGCCTTATGTCCGCGGAGTTCAAGAAGTGGAAGGCTGGGAACGAAATGACGGAGGCATCATTCCATTAATGGAAGTGGTCAAAAGAGTGAAACCGACAATACTGATCGGTACATCTGGACAAGCAGGAGCCTTCTCGGAGGAAATCATCAAAGAGATGGCAAAGCATACAAATCGCCCAATCATCATGCCGATGTCCAACCCGACACCACTTGCAGAGGCAGTCCCAGCAGATTTGATTCAATGGACGGAAGGACGGGCACTGGTTGCAACGGGAAGCCCTTTTGAGGATGTAGAACACAATGGAGTTTCCTATGAAATCGGCCAGGCTAACAATGCCTTTATTTTTCCGGGACTTGGGCTCGGAGCCATTGTGGCAAAAGCAAAAATCATTTCAAAAGGTATGTTCACCGCAGCTGCAGACGCTGTTGCCGACATGTGCTGCAATGATAAGCCTGGCGCATCCCTACTTCCTAACATCAATACATTGCAGGAAGTTTCTGAAAAGGTGGCAATGGCAGTCATTCATGCTGCTATCAAGGAGGGGGTTGCTCAGGCAGATATGCATGATGTCCAAAAGGCAGTGGCAGATGCTATGTGGAAACCGGTGTATAAAGAGATTAGAAGCATTAAAATTTAATGGTGGATCATAAGAGCACAGGGTGGTAACCCTGTGCTCTATCCGGTTTTTAGATGTTTAAAAACTAAACACCTTTGTCTTCAAATGCATGAATTTCATTATTATTACCTAACACGATGAGGATATCATCAGTGCAGATGACTTCTTCAGCTGAGGGGGAGACAATAAATTCTTCTCCGCGCTGGATCCCGATGATCGTACATCCGTAATTGGCACTTACATTCAGTTCATTTAATGTTTTGTCAGTTACTTTTTTTGTAGAGACGATTTCTGCAATGCTGTGGTTCTTGGAAAGCTCAATGAAATCAATAATCTTATCAGAAGTAACATGGTGGGCGATTCTCTTAGCCATTTCCCTTTCAGGGTGAATGACGCGATCGGCTCCGATTTTTACTAAGACCTTTTGATGGTTCTCACTTAATGCTTTCACCCATATTTGTTTGACACCCAAGTCCTTTAGCAGCAATGTGG
This portion of the Mesobacillus sp. S13 genome encodes:
- a CDS encoding sensor histidine kinase; amino-acid sequence: MVKDLLLNLLFIIGFCSFLPMFLEQKGIKVKKWLTILFFCIAIILCITFPIHLNEDFVFDLRGVPIFIGGLYGGPVPLMIYSLIAVGFRLLFGGDGSITTIMITLLNSMLILAVYKRFNLLAAKDKLKLVVVLGILSTIVVFVSPYILFGFTLQPDYWIGFGFTVILSLFILVYLVESIREFSFLREQFIRSEKMEVVSQLAASISHEVRNPMTTIKGMLQMLKETPDISADKKNQFLTISLDELNRAEKIISDYLTYAKPTVQAVQIFEGHLEIERAINVIQPLANMNCIEIETDLIPFQLNANQEKFQQCIVNLTKNAVEAMPNGGKLTFQALHVNNSMVELIISDTGVGMEQDQMTRLGMPYYTTKGKNGTGLGLMLVYRIIESMGGTISVQSKLGKGTAFTIKLNTFQ
- a CDS encoding NAD-dependent malic enzyme; this translates as MSNSNVIQTTLRGKELLSNPFLNKGTAFTKQEREELGLEGLLPPQVLTLDEQVKRMYEQYSIRTTNLFKNGVLYDLYNRNVVLFYRLLKDHLSEMLPIVYTPTVGEAIEQYSQVYRRPGGLYLSIDDQEGIETAFKNLGHAKNDIDLIVVTDSESILGIGDQGIGGINISIGKLAVYTAAAGINPSRVLPVVLDVGTNNKALADDPFYIGNEFPRVRGERYDEFIDEFVSTARKFHPDVLLHWEDLGNVNARKIMKKYGDKILTFNDDIQGTGAVTLAAIKSALKMTGGSLKEQRIVVFGPGAAGIGNADQMVDAMVSEGLSKDEAYDQFWPVDFRGLLTEEHGDVLDFQKPYVRGVQEVEGWERNDGGIIPLMEVVKRVKPTILIGTSGQAGAFSEEIIKEMAKHTNRPIIMPMSNPTPLAEAVPADLIQWTEGRALVATGSPFEDVEHNGVSYEIGQANNAFIFPGLGLGAIVAKAKIISKGMFTAAADAVADMCCNDKPGASLLPNINTLQEVSEKVAMAVIHAAIKEGVAQADMHDVQKAVADAMWKPVYKEIRSIKI
- a CDS encoding potassium channel family protein, producing MRKLFAVIGLGRFGGSLVEEFHHLGFEVLAVDVNEERVNRYSKFATHAVVANAISESNLKSLGLKNFDLVIVSFGGNIEASILTTLLLKDLGVKQIWVKALSENHQKVLVKIGADRVIHPEREMAKRIAHHVTSDKIIDFIELSKNHSIAEIVSTKKVTDKTLNELNVSANYGCTIIGIQRGEEFIVSPSAEEVICTDDILIVLGNNNEIHAFEDKGV